A portion of the Sphingobacterium spiritivorum genome contains these proteins:
- a CDS encoding Lrp/AsnC family transcriptional regulator encodes MQQENYILDEKDLAILRLLQKDAKLSVRDIATRINLSATPTHERIKRMEKQGVIQEYTTVVDRKRVNKGMMVLCMIALSAHNKKAAGKFIEEVVRLKEVVEFYNISGDFDFMLKILAPNMDDFHDFFVNKLSEIEGIGQTKSIFVMNSIKETHQIL; translated from the coding sequence ATGCAACAGGAAAATTATATACTGGATGAGAAAGACCTGGCTATTCTTCGATTGCTTCAAAAGGATGCCAAATTAAGTGTAAGGGATATTGCGACCCGGATCAATCTGAGTGCGACACCGACACATGAACGGATCAAACGAATGGAGAAACAGGGCGTTATACAGGAATACACGACAGTTGTAGACCGTAAAAGGGTCAACAAGGGAATGATGGTACTCTGTATGATAGCACTTAGTGCGCATAATAAGAAAGCGGCCGGAAAATTTATTGAAGAAGTGGTCAGACTTAAAGAAGTAGTCGAATTTTATAATATAAGTGGTGATTTTGACTTCATGCTTAAAATTCTGGCTCCGAATATGGATGATTTCCATGATTTTTTTGTCAATAAATTATCCGAAATAGAGGGAATCGGACAGACAAAAAGTATTTTTGTGATGAATAGTATTAAGGAAACCCATCAAATTCTTTGA
- a CDS encoding MFS transporter, with amino-acid sequence MQTRKNLILILASVGTFVEALDIAIINLTIPAIQEQFGIGSDSVQWLQTLYVLFFGGFLIIGGKLSDQVGRKKIFLWGAALFMLTSLGAGLSTDFIMLAVFRALQGLGAALIMPAALSLVTNTFRETQERNRALGVFSSFAAIGSGSGLSIGGIISTYLSWHWVFLINVPILLVTLVLAVFYLPVDEKPAVRAKTDTVSGILLVLGLLSLTYGTHELMHIAQQPLLLGGSLLLAVALLVIVFIRLRSVAEPLIDLQLFRNTALVVSNLAFFTLGAFFIGFLFLISLMLQKDMGHTAAAAGLMLVPFSILSALVAKFVLPQISKLLNPVRMGILGWSCMFLGAVSLFVSVYTGHPVWLVLLGAACISGIGMTFCFTSLSVLGIRGVDPACYGIASSLTSTSYFLGAGIGLSFMTLLSQLFPSEWVVGGLSIGILVVYALLAIGLLVYLILTDQKVRQSNLAVS; translated from the coding sequence ATGCAGACGAGAAAAAATCTCATATTAATATTAGCATCCGTAGGTACATTTGTAGAAGCACTGGACATCGCGATTATCAATCTTACTATTCCCGCAATACAAGAGCAATTTGGTATAGGTAGTGACAGTGTACAATGGTTACAAACGTTGTATGTGCTTTTTTTTGGAGGTTTTCTGATTATAGGCGGTAAACTTTCGGATCAGGTGGGGCGAAAAAAGATCTTTTTGTGGGGAGCTGCACTGTTTATGCTGACCTCATTAGGCGCCGGACTATCGACAGATTTTATAATGTTGGCCGTTTTCAGAGCCTTGCAGGGACTGGGTGCAGCACTTATTATGCCTGCTGCGCTCTCGTTAGTGACCAATACGTTCAGAGAAACACAGGAGCGCAATCGTGCATTAGGTGTTTTTAGTTCATTTGCCGCTATAGGATCCGGCAGCGGACTTTCTATTGGAGGTATTATAAGTACCTACCTGAGCTGGCACTGGGTATTTCTGATTAATGTTCCTATACTATTAGTGACTTTGGTGCTGGCAGTTTTCTATCTGCCCGTGGATGAGAAACCAGCTGTACGTGCAAAGACAGATACTGTATCGGGTATTTTGCTTGTGTTGGGATTACTGAGCCTGACCTATGGCACACATGAACTGATGCATATTGCACAACAGCCGCTTCTTCTAGGAGGTTCATTATTGCTTGCGGTAGCACTTCTGGTCATTGTTTTTATACGTTTGAGATCTGTTGCCGAACCATTGATAGATCTTCAGTTATTCAGAAATACAGCATTGGTGGTTTCTAATCTTGCCTTTTTTACGTTAGGTGCGTTTTTTATCGGCTTTTTATTTCTTATTTCCCTGATGTTGCAAAAAGACATGGGGCATACAGCCGCGGCAGCCGGTCTTATGCTGGTCCCTTTCAGTATCTTGTCCGCACTGGTGGCCAAATTTGTATTGCCACAAATATCCAAGCTATTGAATCCGGTCAGAATGGGTATTCTAGGCTGGTCCTGTATGTTTTTAGGGGCTGTTTCTCTTTTTGTCTCCGTCTACACAGGTCATCCTGTTTGGTTAGTATTACTAGGTGCAGCCTGTATTTCAGGGATTGGCATGACGTTCTGTTTCACCAGCTTATCCGTTTTGGGCATTCGTGGTGTAGACCCGGCCTGCTATGGTATAGCTTCCAGTCTGACAAGTACCAGCTACTTTCTGGGAGCCGGAATCGGACTTTCATTTATGACATTGCTGAGTCAGCTGTTTCCTTCCGAATGGGTGGTCGGAGGCCTGAGCATAGGTATTCTGGTGGTCTATGCACTGCTAGCGATAGGTTTGTTAGTATACCTTATTTTGACAGATCAGAAGGTCAGACAAAGCAATCTGGCTGTGTCCTAA